A single Cyprinus carpio isolate SPL01 chromosome A20, ASM1834038v1, whole genome shotgun sequence DNA region contains:
- the LOC109113469 gene encoding uncharacterized protein LOC109113469 — MRERDFMPNMERGKPATYTGDKKAKMAAKTNKKWVRLATVFAYVLSVSLAAIILAIYYSMLWKPTSTSVSGRSDVLVTAAVIPINTNNITTNDVPTTNNMNSTPPVSLRSTQTPTYAHSTSSQRHWGDNNGHEGLLNIPTTKTKNTDQTGTIDSAHIHDKLGRFSTAEVSHVSVTSILVAGASSEPSLAHGAKSSNKQNVYGSSGVGATEDRPDMWDSASWTSYSARSDVSSLTEHGLELIEGSSPSQEELVTKDTENAASGV, encoded by the coding sequence ATGAGGGAACGGGACTTTATGCCAAACATGGAACGGGGCAAACCGGCCACATACACGGGAGACAAAAAAGCTAAAATGGCTGCTAAAACCAATAAAAAGTGGGTGAGACTGGCTACTGTATTCGCATATGTCTTGTCTGTGTCTTTGGCTGCTATTATACTGGCAATTTATTACAGTATGTTATGGAAACCGACGTCTACATCTGTGTCTGGACGGTCAGATGTATTGGTGACGGCTGCAGTTATACCCATAAACACAAATAACATCACAACAAATGACGTACCAACCACAAACAATATGAATAGTACACCACCGGTCAGCCTGAGATCGACACAGACCCCCACTTATGCCCACTCCACTTCTTCACAGAGACACTGGGGTGATAACAATGGTCATGAAGGCCTtctcaatatccccacaacaaaaacaaagaatactGACCAAACAGGAACAATTGACTCTGCGCACATTCACGACAAACTAGGACGTTTCAGTACAGCAGAAGTTAGCCATGTGTCAGTAACTAGTATTCTTGTAGCAGGTGCATCAAGTGAACCTTCTTTGGCTCATGGAGCCAAATCTTCTAATAAACAAAATGTCTATGGCAGTTCTGGGGTCGGTGCCACTGAGGATCGGCCAGACATGTGGGATTCAGCCTCTTGGACAAGCTACAGTGCAAGATCTGATGTCTCCTCTTTGACGGAACATGGTCTGGAATTAATAGAGGGCTCGTCTCCATCGCAAGAAGAGTTGGTTACCAAGGACACCGAGAATGCAGCAAGTGGAGTGTGA
- the LOC109045084 gene encoding uncharacterized protein LOC109045084 — translation MIVEKKKIFLGGHVSLMCLNLLTQTDCSKVTWLSNDDPTIELVTLGKLNPDRSQREGRVRLMSDCSLHISELKAGDNGCYTCRQYSGVQGSKIGEDARICLIINKTATSMNNKDSTDDREDLLMIIIPSVLIVGALSLTALIIWLRYHRSTQMRTSFENQNVLELETKITEREHKNGEDVNYIELNYNVMKPRKVDIDKVVDTDQKTEYAVVKFC, via the exons ATGattgtagaaaaaaagaaaatcttcctTGGAGGGCACGTGAGTTTGATGTGTCTAAATCTGTTGACACAGACAGACTGCAGTAAAGTTACATGGCTGTCTAATGATGACCCTACCATTGAGTTGGTCACCCTTGGTAAACTCAATCCGGACAGGTCACAGAGAGAAGGCAGAGTGCGTCTGATGTCTGACTGTTCTCTACACATCAGTGAACTCAAAGCTGGAGATAATGGATGCTACACTTGCCGTCAGTATTCAGGTGTGCAAGGAAGCAAAATTGGAGAGGATGCCAGAATTTGCCtgattattaataaaa ctGCTACTTCCATGAACAATAAAGACAGCACTGATGACAGAGAAG aCCTGTTAATGATAATAATCCCATCAGTGCTCATTGTCGGTGCTTTGTCATTGACTGCACTCATCATTTGGCTCAGATATCACAGGAGTACACAAA tgAGAACatcatttgaaaatcaaaatgtattggAATTGGAAACCAAAATAACTGAACGTGAACACAAGAAT GGTGAAGATGTGAACTACATTGAGTTAAACTACAATGTAATGAAACCAAGGAAAGTGGACATAGACAAAGTAGTGGACACTGACCAAAAAACTGAATATGCTGTTGTAAAATTTTGCTAA